One segment of Campylobacter sp. CNRCH_2014_0184h DNA contains the following:
- a CDS encoding DUF411 domain-containing protein — protein sequence MKKLFLTLSLGFATLLANEKLLNIYESPTCGCCDLWANYMKDKGYKVQIHKSDDFLKIKEKMNIQPMYQSCHTGVIDGYVIEGHVPEDAVAWLLKNKPEDVIGISAPGMPQGSPGMEQGYEEEYPVVLMLKNGDYKIYGIYKGHNLVKTN from the coding sequence ATGAAAAAATTATTTTTAACTTTATCACTGGGTTTTGCAACTTTATTGGCTAATGAGAAATTATTAAATATTTATGAAAGTCCTACTTGTGGATGCTGCGATCTTTGGGCTAATTATATGAAAGATAAAGGTTATAAAGTGCAAATACACAAAAGCGATGATTTTTTAAAAATAAAAGAAAAAATGAATATTCAGCCTATGTATCAAAGTTGCCATACTGGCGTAATTGATGGTTATGTTATAGAAGGGCATGTGCCTGAAGATGCAGTTGCTTGGCTTTTGAAAAATAAGCCTGAAGATGTTATAGGTATTTCTGCTCCTGGTATGCCTCAGGGAAGTCCTGGAATGGAGCAAGGTTATGAAGAAGAATATCCTGTAGTTTTAATGCTTAAAAATGGAGACTATAAAATTTATGGGATCTATAAAGGACATAATTTAGTCAAGACAAACTAA
- a CDS encoding energy transducer TonB — protein MKTFINNHKNQSFFITLFLFLPLFFVFIYTKSFLHIQHSASKEEKFNIAIKQFLQDSPKVKTKQPKQEKIKKPEQTKEKAIIQSKKTNTLTNTKAINQLNEKIKPQKTTAQEKNTPITSQESISLANNNELLKEVKQAIDEALIYPRQAKKMRMSGEILVEFTWTKDKNLLNLKILKPSKYKLLNDSALETIRIASKNFPQYEKTFHIRIPLIYKIN, from the coding sequence ATGAAAACATTCATAAATAATCATAAAAATCAATCCTTTTTTATCACTTTATTTCTCTTTTTGCCTTTATTTTTTGTTTTTATTTATACTAAGAGTTTTTTACATATACAACATAGTGCTTCAAAAGAAGAAAAATTTAATATAGCAATAAAACAATTTTTACAAGATTCCCCTAAAGTAAAAACGAAACAGCCTAAACAAGAAAAAATAAAAAAGCCAGAACAAACAAAAGAAAAAGCTATCATTCAATCTAAAAAAACAAACACTTTAACCAATACCAAGGCAATAAATCAATTAAATGAAAAAATAAAGCCTCAAAAAACTACAGCACAAGAAAAAAATACTCCAATAACTTCTCAAGAAAGCATATCTTTAGCTAATAACAATGAGCTTTTAAAAGAAGTCAAACAAGCTATAGATGAAGCTTTAATCTATCCTAGACAAGCTAAAAAAATGCGAATGAGTGGCGAAATTTTAGTAGAATTCACATGGACTAAAGATAAAAATCTATTAAACTTAAAAATATTAAAACCATCAAAATATAAATTATTGAACGATAGTGCCTTAGAAACTATACGTATAGCGTCTAAGAATTTTCCACAATATGAAAAAACTTTTCATATAAGAATACCATTAATATATAAAATAAACTAA
- the exbD gene encoding TonB system transport protein ExbD, which translates to MLKLPKNEGLNIIPFIDIMLVLLAIVLSISTFIAHGEIKINLPQSENSNSINENKDKVSILINKENEFYIDGKTASLEEIKAKFDTIDSKTLVELKSDKEAKFESFVKIIDILKNKNHENFQILTEQKR; encoded by the coding sequence ATGCTTAAATTACCAAAAAATGAAGGCTTAAACATCATTCCTTTTATAGACATAATGCTTGTTTTACTAGCTATTGTTTTAAGCATATCCACCTTTATCGCGCATGGTGAAATCAAAATCAATCTACCTCAAAGTGAAAATTCAAATTCTATAAACGAAAATAAAGACAAAGTGAGTATTTTAATCAATAAAGAAAATGAATTTTATATAGATGGAAAAACAGCTTCCTTAGAAGAAATAAAAGCAAAATTTGACACTATAGATTCTAAAACATTAGTAGAGTTAAAAAGTGATAAAGAAGCAAAATTTGAAAGTTTTGTAAAAATTATTGATATTTTAAAAAATAAAAATCATGAAAATTTTCAAATTTTAACAGAGCAAAAAAGATGA
- the exbB gene encoding TonB-system energizer ExbB, with product MEFLKTYIDLIIFIVLGIMAFIAIWCTIERILFFRKIKLNDYQCQEKFDDAISENLTMLYIIYTNAPYVGLLGTVVGIMITFYDMGASGNIDVKSIVIGLSLALKATALGILVAIPSLMAYNGLLRKISTLSNAYRIFKDKNA from the coding sequence ATGGAATTTTTAAAAACTTATATTGACTTAATTATATTTATTGTTTTAGGAATAATGGCATTTATTGCTATATGGTGCACTATAGAACGTATATTGTTTTTTAGAAAAATTAAGCTAAATGATTATCAATGTCAAGAAAAATTTGATGATGCAATTAGTGAAAATCTCACCATGCTTTATATCATTTACACCAATGCTCCTTATGTAGGACTTTTGGGAACTGTAGTGGGGATTATGATTACATTTTATGACATGGGCGCAAGTGGGAATATTGATGTTAAATCTATTGTTATTGGTTTATCGCTAGCTTTAAAAGCTACAGCATTAGGAATTTTAGTTGCTATCCCTTCTTTAATGGCTTACAATGGATTACTTAGAAAAATATCAACCTTGAGTAATGCATATCGTATTTTTAAGGATAAAAATGCTTAA